In the Drosophila takahashii strain IR98-3 E-12201 chromosome 3R, DtakHiC1v2, whole genome shotgun sequence genome, one interval contains:
- the LOC108069846 gene encoding UDP-glucosyltransferase 2-like, with translation MRLGYSWLVLGLLLLLQQDLTQAANILGIFPYRHISPYLVMQPLVRTLAKRGHNVTLITPEGMPNDIEGVRHIRVNKLNRRIREMIETEQVLDFMINKWTETTLTAKVFFNASHDILTDPGVQRMLHDENERFDLIMMEPANLDALYGLVEYYNATLMGLSSVRTNWNTEELAGNPAPSIYEPISPIGYSLDSSLLSRIRNWIHITEEKLVDQLIIRPAQLRIFQQFFGYSAQKLQELRARFSVILINNHYSFGKVRANVPNIIEVAGLHLSEPREPCDKELQKFMDEAEHGVIYFSMGVDILVKFLPLEVQQPLLKSFSKLKQRVVWKSELINMPNKSENVYIIDKAPQRSILSHPNLKLFITNGGLLSVMEAVHSGVPMLGLPMFFDQFGNLRWGELAGMAEVLDINFLNEDTLTTTIQKIIENPKYAQRAQEMSQLFKDRPMSPLDTAVWWTEYALRNRNASRIRLNVEEIPLIQYYRLDSILIPSVRFGLVALSVLFLLYSLFLKNRVGHR, from the exons ATGCGCCTCGGATATTCATGGCTGGTGCTTGGCCTCTTGTTGCTCCTGCAACAGGATCTCACTCAGGCAGCCAACATCCTGGGAATCTTTCCCTACCGCCATATTTCGCCCTATTTGGTGATGCAGCCGTTGGTCCGAACTTTGGCGAAAAGAGGCCACAATGTGACGCTAATCACACCAGAGGGAATGCCGAACGATATTGAAGGAGTTCGCCATATACGCGTTAACAAGCTGAATAGACGCATAAGGG aaatgaTCGAGACTGAACAAGTTCTAGACTTTATGATTAACAAATGGACGGAGACCACGTTGACAGCCAAAGTGTTTTTCAATGCCTCGCATGATATCTTGACTGATCCTGGGGTGCAGAGAATGTTACATGACGAAAACGAGAGGTTCGACCTAATCATGATGGAGCCGGCAAATCTGGATGCTCTCTATGGCCTGGTGGAATATTACAACGCCACCCTGATGGGATTGTCCAGTGTGCGCACCAACTGGAATACCGAAGAATTGGCCGGCAATCCTGCGCCATCCATCTACGAACCCATCTCCCCAATTGGCTATTCCTTGGACAGCTCATTGTTGAGTAGGATTCGCAACTGGATTCATATCACCGAGGAGAAACTGGTGGATCAACTGATTATTCGACCAGCGCAGTTACGCATTTTCCAGCAATTCTTCGGCTACTCGGCACAGAAGCTGCAAGAACTACGGGCCAGGTTCTCGGTCATCCTAATCAACAACCACTACAGTTTTGGAAAAGTTCGCGCCAATGTACCCAACATCATTGAAGTGGCCGGTCTGCATCTCAGCGAACCACGGGAACCGTGTGATAAGGAGTTGCAGAAATTCATGGACGAGGCGGAGCACGGAGTGATATATTTCTCAATGGGAGTGGACATACTGGTGAAGTTTCTTCCGCTTGAAGTTCAGCAGCCGCTGTTAAAGTCATTTTCAAAGCTAAAACAGCGGGTGGTTTGGAAGAGCGAACTCATCAATATGCCCAACAAATCGGagaatgtttatattattgaTAAAGCCCCTCAACGTAGCATTTTAAGCCATCCCAACCTAAAACTTTTCATTACAAACGGAGGACTGCTAAGTGTGATGGAGGCGGTTCACAGCGGAGTTCCGATGCTGGGATTGCCGATGTTTTTTGACCAATTTGGTAACTTGCGTTGGGGAGAATTAGCTGGCATGGCCGAGGTCTTGGACATCAACTTTCTAAATGAAGATACTTTGACCACAACTATTCAGAAGATAATAGAAAACCCTAAATATGCCCAGAGGGCCCAGGAAATGTCGCAGCTCTTCAAGGATCGACCCATGAGTCCCTTGGATACGGCTGTTTGGTGGACAGAGTACGCCTTACGGAATCGAAATGCATCCCGAATAAGGCTCAATGTGGAGGAAATTCCACTGATACAGTACTATAGATTGGACAGTATCCTCATCCCTAGCGTTAGATTTGGATTAGTCGCATTGTCGGTGCTTTTTTTGCTCTATagtttgtttttgaaaaatcgtGTCGGACACAGATGA
- the LOC108060339 gene encoding UDP-glycosyltransferase UGT4-like encodes MRLGCAWLALGLLLHLNLYLDLGLAADILGVFPYRLPSPFQMVRPLMRALVERGHKVTMITPEGYLPDIVGVRHIRVPMLNRLMDDIMESDKFLDLLGNKWREGCLAATIFYNVSHAILSNEGVQRMLNDKSERFDMVILEASHLDALYGLAEFYNASLVGVSCMNVNWNIDYLAGNPAPSVYEPVSPVGFALDYSLLSRWNNWVYITEERLLERLVFRPAQLRVFTKFFGYTAEKMSELRDRFSLLLVNTHFSMGRVRANVPNIIEVGGLHLSEPPEPCGEELQRFMDEAEHGVIYFSMGLDILVKYLPENLQHHLLQAFARLKQRVVWKNEIAMMPNKSRNIYVIERAPQRQVLAHPNVRLFISHGGMQSVIEAIDSGVPMLGLPLFFDQFNNLHRVQLAGMAEVLDTNALDADTLTETIKKLIENPSYAKRAKEMSRSFRDRPMSPLETALWWTEYALRHRDTSHMRLNLDEIPLMRYYRLDSVLTVGIRFACVLGSITFLGWRLYRKRRNRQRRLRERKRAFMEMQMRLLHSKKKTPRIAFGFRKSPMDLLYWRFCLY; translated from the exons ATGCGCCTCGGCTGTGCTTGGCTGGCGCTCGGCCTGCTTTTGCACCTGAACCTTTACCTGGACTTGGGTCTGGCGGCCGATATATTGGGTGTATTCCCGTACCGCCTTCCCTCGCCCTTCCAGATGGTGCGGCCCCTGATGCGGGCTCTAGTCGAGCGGGGACACAAGGTCACGATGATCACACCGGAGGGATATCTGCCCGACATCGTGGGAGTTCGTCACATACGCGTGCCCATGCTGAACAGGCTAATGGATG ATATAATGGAGAGCGATAAATTTCTGGACTTGTTGGGCAACAAATGGCGGGAGGGCTGTCTGGCTGCCACGATCTTTTACAACGTTTCGCATGCCATTCTCAGCAACGAAGGCGTCCAAAGGATGCTAAACGACAAGAGCGAGCGGTTCGATATGGTCATCTTGGAGGCCAGTCACCTGGATGCACTTTACGGCCTGGCCGAGTTCTACAACGCCTCGCTGGTCGGAGTTTCCTGTATGAACGTGAACTGGAACATTGACTATTTGGCGGGAAATCCTGCTCCCAGTGTATATGAACCAGTTTCCCCGGTGGGATTCGCTCTTGATTACTCGCTGCTCAGCCGGTGGAACAATTGGGTTTATATTACGGAAGAGAGGCTTCTGGAGCGACTCGTCTTTCGACCCGCCCAGTTGAGGGTCTTTACGAAGTTCTTCGGTTACACCGCTGAGAAGATGAGTGAACTCAGGGACAGATTCTCCTTACTTCTGGTCAACACCCACTTCAGCATGGGAAGGGTGCGAGCCAATGTACCGAACATCATTGAGGTTGGAGGTCTGCACCTCAGCGAACCCCCAGAACCGTGTGGTGAGGAACTGCAGAGATTTATGGACGAGGCGGAGCATGGTGTCATTTATTTCTCGATGGGACTGGACATTCTGGTTAAATATCTGCCGGAAAATCTGCAACACCATCTCCTGCAGGCCTTCGCCCGACTAAAACAGCGGGTGGTTTGGAAGAACGAGATCGCCATGATGCCCAACAAATCACGAAATATCTATGTAATTGAAAGAGCTCCTCAGCGCCAGGTGTTGGCCCATCCCAATGTGCGGCTTTTTATCAGCCACGGCGGAATGCAGAGCGTTATAGAGGCGATAGACAGTGGAGTTCCGATGCTGGGATTGCCACTGTTCTTCGATCAGTTCAACAACTTGCATCGGGTGCAGTTGGCCGGAATGGCCGAGGTCTTGGACACCAATGCTCTGGACGCAGATACTCTAACCGAAACTATCAAGAAGCTGATCGAAAACCCCAGCTATGCGAAAAGAGCAAAGGAAATGTCTCGATCCTTCAGGGACCGACCCATGAGTCCGCTGGAGACTGCTCTCTGGTGGACGGAGTACGCCCTGCGACACCGGGATACTAGCCACATGCGACTCAATTTGGACGAAATTCCTCTGATGCGCTACTACAGATTGGACAGCGTGCTCACCGTTGGAATTCGCTTTGCCTGCGTCCTTGGATCGATTACCTTTCTGGGCTGGAGATTGTACCGGAAACGTCGCAATAGGCAGAGACGCCTTCGTGAGAGGAAAAGAGCGTTCATGGAGATGCAGATGCGATTgctgcactcaaaaaaaaaaacgcctaGAATCGCctttggttttagaaaatcgcctatggatttgctttactggcgattttgtctatattaa